One Campylobacter sp. MIT 99-7217 genomic window, TAAAAGCCTTTATGCTTTGAGTAAAAATCACAATGTTATCGTTTTAATCGATCCTTATGAAGAAAAAGTGGTTGATACCATAGCTTATCCGGCTGAAATCACAAATGCAAGAGCCTTACATATAGATGATGAGGGCAAACTTCATATCCTTTCATATCAAGATGGAAAGAACATATACTTTACCTTGCAATAACTCGTGTGAGCTTTAAGGCTCACACTTTCAAAATTCATTTTTTTTAAAGCTTAAATTTGATAGAATTTGAGCCTTTTATAAATCAAAATTTAAGGACAGATCTTGGCAAAAGATGATGTGATAGAAATTGATGGCAATGTCGTTGAGGCTTTACCTAATGCGAATTTTAAGGTCGAGCTTGATAATAAACATGTGATACTTTGTCATATCGCAGGAAAAATGCGTATGCATTATATCCGTATCATGCCAGGGGATCGTGTCAAGGTTGAGCTTACTCCTTATAGTCTTGATAAGGGGCGTATCACTTTTAGATATAAGTGAGAAAATTTAAATCTTACTCATCTTGAGAATAAAAATTTTTACAATCAAATTTTATAGGCTCTTATTTTAAAAATTTATAAATTTTTAAAGCTATTTTTGATAAAATTAAGCTTTTTGCAACAAACAAAAACTATGCGAAGAAGTATTTTCAAAATTTACCACTTGTTTTGAAAATAGTTGGTTCAACTCAAAAACCTAAAATGCAGTTGTTGCAAAATGAAGTGGAATTCATTTTTAGGAGAAGGGCATGAAAGTTAGACCATCTGTAAAAAAGATGTGCGACAAGTGCAAAATAGTTCGCCGTAAAGGTGTAGTTCGCGTTATTTGCGAAAATCCAAAACACAAACAAAGACAAGGATAAACATGGCTCGTATCGCAGGTGTTGATTTACCAAAGAAAAAAAGGATAGAGTACGGACTTACCTATATATATGGTATAGGGCTTTTTAGTGCAAGAAAGATCCTAGATAAGACAGGGATTTCTTATGATAAAAGAGTTCACGAGTTAAGCGAAGATGAAGCAGCAGCGATCCGTAAGGAAATTCAAGAACACTATATGGTTGAGGGTGATCTTAGAAAACAAGTTGCTATGGATATTAAGGCTCTTATGGATTTAGGAAGTTTTAGAGGCTTAAGACACAGAAAAGGTTTGCCTGTTCGCGGACAAAAAACAAAAACGAACGCAAGAACTCGCAAGGGCAAAAGAAAAACAGTCGGTGCGAAATCATAAGGATAAAAAATGGCAAAAAGAAAAATAGTCAAGAAAAAAGTTGTTAAAAAAAATATAGCAAGAGGCATTGTCTATATCAGTGCTACATTTAATAACACTATGGTAACAGTTACTGATGAAATGGGAAATGCTATTGCTTGGAGTAGTGCGGGCGGACTTGGTTTTAAGGGTTCTAAAAAATCCACTCCTTACGCAGCACAACAAGCCGTTGAAGATGCGATGAATAAGGCAAAAGAACACGGCATTAAAGAAGTAGGTATCAAGGTTCAAGGACCAGGAAGCGGTAGAGAAACAGCAGTAAAAAGCGTAGGTGCGATAGAGGGCATTAAGGTTTTATTCTTAAAAGATATTACTCCTTTGGCTCACAATGGTTGCAGACCGCCTAAAAGAAGACGCGTGTAAGAAAAAGGAGTAGAACATGGCAAGATATAGAGGACCTGTAGAAAAATTAGAAAGACGCTTTGGAGTAAGTCTAGCCCTTAAAGGCGAAAGAAGACTTGCTGGAAAAAGTGCCCTAGATAAACGCCCTTATGCTCCCGGACAACACGGAGCTAGAAAAGGCAAGATCAGCGAATACGGACTTCAGCTAAGAGAAAAGCAAAAAGCTAAATTTATGTATGGCGTGAGTGAAAAGCAGTTCCGCCGCCTTTTTGCTGAAGCTGCAAGAAGAGATGGCAATACCGGGGTTTTACTCATTCAACTTTTAGAGCAAAGACTTGATAATGTTGTTTATAGAATGGGTTTTGCAACCACTCGTCGCTTTGCAAGACAGCTTGTAACTCATGGGCATATCTTAGTTAATGGCAAAAGAGTGGATATCCCAAGTTACCGCGTTGAAGCTGGGGCAAAGGTTGAGGTTGTTGAAAAAAGTAAAAATAATCCACAAATCACAAGAGCTATCGAGCTTACAGCACAAACAGGCATAGTTGCTTGGGTCGATGTGGAAAAAGACAAGAGATTTGGAATTTTCACAAGAAAGCCAGAAAGAGAAGAAGTTGTCATTCCTGTTGAGGAAAGATTTATTGTTGAGCTTTACTCTAAATAATAAGGGGTGCATATGAGAACGATTACAACAAGTGCTTATACACCTACTGAATTTAGCGTTGAAGCGATCAGCGAAACAAGCTCTAAAATCAGTGTTTGGCCATTTGAGATAGGCTATGGCATTACCCTAGCCCACCCTTTGCGTCGCTTGCTTTACACAAGTACTATAGGCTTTGCACCAACGGCTTTACATATAGATGGAGTGAGTCATGAATTTGACAGCATGCATGGAATGCTAGAAGATGTGGCACTTTTCATCATCAATCTTAAAAAAATGCGTTTTAAACTCAAAACTGATTCAAATAAAGAAATCGTAGAGTTTTATTTCAAGGGTGCAAAAGAAATTCATGGAAAGGATCTCAACAATGACATTGTTGAAGTGGTTAATGAAGAAAGCTATCTCACAACCATAAATGAAGATGCTGAACTTAAATTTAGTCTCATCATCGAAAAAGGCATAGGCTATGTTCCGAGTGAAGAGATAAGAAATCTTATCCCGGATACAAAATATATAGCTTTAGATGCTTTCTTTACACCTATTCGAGAAGCTGTTTATGATATAGAAAAAGTGCTTTTTGAAGATAATCCAGACTATGAAAAAGTGGTTTTTACCATAACAACAGATGGACAAATCACACCAAATAAAGCCTTTGAGAATGCCCTTGAAGCAATGTACAGACAGCTTTCTGTTTTTGATAAGATCACTAATGTTGGAAGCTTGGTAAAAAGCCAATCAGCAACTCATGAAATCGAAAACATGAAGCTTTTACAAAATATCACGGATTTAAATTTAAGTGCAAGAAGCTTTAACTGTCTCGAAAAAGCAGGCATTACCTATATAGGCGAGATTGCTTTAATGAGCCTAAATGAGCTTGCAGGGCTTAAAAATTTAGGTAAAAAGTCTCTAGATGAGATAAAAAATATCATGGAAAGCATAGGCTTGCCGGTAGGTACTTCAAAGCTTAGCGACAACAAAGAAGTACTTAGAAAAAAGATTGCTGAACTTAAAGCACAAAATGAAGGATAAACAATGAGACACAAACACGGATACAGAAAGCTTGGCAGAACCTCATCTCACCGTGCTGCCTTGCTTAAAAATTTAAGCATAGCCTTGATTAATAGCGAAAAAATCGAAACAACTCTACCAAAAGCAAAAGAATTAAGAGCCTATATAGAAAAGCTTATTACTCGTGCTAGAGAAGGGGATTTTAACGCTCACAGAGCTGTATTTGCGAATTTGCAAGATAAAAGCACAACAAATAAACTTGTAAACGAGATCGCTCCTAAATTTAAAGAAAGAGCTGGTGGCTATACAAGGATCATTAAAACCAGAATTCGCCGTGGCGATGCGACACAAATGGCTTACATTGAATTTGTAGCTTAAATTTTCAAGCCTTATTTTTAAGGCTTGATTTTGATTCTTTTATCAAAGTTATAACTAATACTTAACTCACTTAACTAAAAGGTCCTTCTATACAAATGTAAATAACTTATTTAAAAATTTATATACAACAAGAAGTTTAAATTTAAGTAGATCTAAGTATACAAAAAAAACTTATCGTAATTAAATTGCACTAAAACAAGTCTTAATCATTAAGTCTTATTTGATCAAAAACTTACACCTACGCTAAAACGCAAAGCGTCCATTTTCTTTTCTCTCCCTATGAATTTATTTGTTGGACGCAAATATTCATACTCGATACTTGCTGAAACAGGGATAAAATTCGGACTCACTCTCAAACCAGCACTATAAGCAAGTTTATTATCATAAAATTTATCATAAGTGGAGTAGTTAAGTCCCACAAAAGGCGTTGCATAAAGGACAAATAAGTCAAAATTATAACCAAATAAAGCTCCATACTGCCAATTTGTAAGCTTATCTTGATAGACTGAGACTTGATTATATCTTACTTGTGGAGCAAACACAAAGTCATTAACACCCACCCAAACGCGACCATAAGCACTAAGATCTGAATGACTTTCTCCATTACTTTTTGTATTTTGAGCGCCAAAACCAAATTCGGGGCTTAGTTCAAAGCCCCCTATACGAACACCAAAAGCAAAAGAGCAAAGCAATAAAAAACATACAATAATTCTTCTCATCATCTTATCCTTATAAAAAATATACAAATCATAACTAAATTTTCATAACAAGTTTTATTATTCTTTAGCTTTAAATAAGAAAAATACTAAAACACCAATAAAACAACATAAACAAATGATACTTCCAAGCCAAATAGGATTATTAGCATTTAAAGCACTCACAACAAAAGAAATCGCCCCAGCGAAACCGAATTGGATACAACCAAGAACAGCAGAAGCCACACCTGAGTGTTCTTTAAATCTAGCCATAGCTAAAGTTGTTGTATTTGGAAGCAAAAAGCCAAGCATAGCTATGGTAAAGAAAATAGAAATTTCAAAAAGCCAAAAATTTTCAAGCAAGCCGAAAATAAAAACCAAAAGACTAAAAAGAAAGATAAAAATAAAAGCCTTTGGCAAGATCTTTTCAGGAGAAAATTTTAGGGCTAAGGGTGCGTTGATATTAGCAAAAATAACAAATCCTAAAGCATTTACTCCAAAAAGTATGCCATAAGTTTGAGAAGAAAGGGAAAAAAACTCGATAAAAACAAAAGAAGAACCTGTAATATAAGCAAACATAGCACTCATAGCTAAAGTGGCTGAAAGCACATAAACCATAAAAGCTCTATCTTTTAAGATCAGGGCATAGTTTTTAAGAATTTGCCTATTAGAAAGTTTTTCCTTCTTAATGCTCACACTACTTTCTTTAAGAGCAAAAATAATCAACAAATACAAGGCAAGACCCAAAATAAACAAGGTCGCAAAAATACTATGCCAAGAAAAAAAATCTAAAAGAAGCGCACCAAAGGTTGGAGAAAGCATAGGGGCAACACTTGAGACAACCATCATTAAAGCAAATACTCCAGCAGCTTCTCTTACCTCAAATAAATCATTAACAATAGCTCTTGCTATCACCACACCAGCACAACCCCCAAGTGCTTCAAAAAAACGCAACAAGATGAAAATATAAATATTATCAACCAAAAAGCAACCAAGACTTGATAAGATAAAAAGTGCTACTCCAAAATAAAGAGGTTTTTTTCTTCCAAAAATATCACTTAATGGTCCATAAATAAGCTGTCCCAAAGCAAAGGCGATGAAAAAACTTGCCAAGGAAAGCTGGGTTAAAAACTCACTTGTTTCAAAACTTTGTCTTACATGCCCCAAAGCAGGTAAATACATATCTGTTGAAAGTGGAGCAATGGAGGACATAAAGGCTAAAATAAAAATAGTCTTATACTTTGCAAAACCGCTGATTTTCGTGTGCTGTTGCATTTTTTTTCCTCAAATAATAATTCAAAATTTAGAGTGTAACACAATCATATTGTAAAGTCAAGAATTTATCTTTAAATTTTCAAGGGAAATAAATTTTTATTTATGACCTAACTAAAAAACGCACTTGAAAGATAACTTTAGGGTTGATATTCGCCCTAAAAATTTGATTATAAAGCTTTTATTCTTTAAGATTGAGTAAGATTTCAATATTTCTTACTTGTATCTAAAATTAAACTAGATTTGACCTAAGATTTATCAAGTGTTAGAATAAGTTTATATTTATTATTTTCAAACAAGAAGCAAAAGACAAATAAAACTTATAAAAAATTTAATAAAATTAAGCTTTTGAAAGCAAACTTTTTAAAAATAAATTTAATATTTTTTTAAATTTATTACTTTATTTTAAAGCAAATCAAGATAAAATTATAAGCAAAAATAAAAGGACAAGAACATGTTACCTTTTAGCGACGAAGAGCTTATAGAACCTGCAAAAGCTAGTTTAGAAAAGAATTTGCCCATGCTTGAGCAAGATGGCGGTGGATATGAGTTTTTAGGGATTAAAAAAGGTGTTGTTTATATACATTTAATCGGTGCTTGCAAGGGTTGTGCAGCAAGTGGAACAACACTAAAATATGGACTTGAAAGACAACTTAAGGTTGATATTCACCCTGATATTTCTTTGGTTAATTTAAACGGCGGATATGATGAGTTCTCGAGATTATAAAAAAATAGCACTTGAGCATTTTTATAACAAAGATTTTAAAAATGCAAAATTATTTTTCAATCTCGCTTATCAAAAAAGAAAAAATAAAAAGCTCCTCAATCTCATAGCCCTTTGTGATTTTGCTCTTTCATCAAGTAAAGAAGCCTTTGTGTTGCTTGATTTTTACCTCAAACATTATTATCACCCTAAAATAGACAAGGATTTTGAACAAATTTTAGCCCTACATGAAGCAAAAAGAAATTTCCAAGATCTTACACATGAAGATGAGAGTTCTACCTTAAGCTATGAAGATTTTTTGCAAAGTGAAAAAAAGATCGGCTTTAAAAAAAGCTTTGAAAATGTGATCTTTGCAAATAAACTTGTTATCAATGATAAGGAAGATTTTTTGGATTTTTTAGAAAAGCTTTTGGATTATGGATATAAAGAAACTACACTCAATTATATCGAGCTTACTTCTTTTCATTTTTACGGCAATGAAAGATTTGAAAAGCTTGCTAAAAAACTTAAGGAAGAAAAATGATCATCAAGCTTGATCAAGGCTTTATCACAGATAATTCTTTAGAATGCAATGAAAATGCGTATTTTGTAAAAACAAAGCAAAATTTAGCCTTTTGCGAACAAGCAAATCAAAAAAAAGCCAAACTTATCGATCTTAAAGAATGCAAAAAACTTCTAAACATTGATGAAAATATAAAAATCATCGGCATAACAGGCACAAATGGCAAGACAACAACAGCAAATTTGATCTATTTTGTCCTACAAAAACTTGGTTTTAAAGTTGCTATGTGTGGCACAAGAGGAGCTTTTATCAATGGTCAAATTTTAGATGAAAAAGGCTTAACCACTTCACCTATCTTAAAAACCCTAGAGTATTTGCAAGCTGCAAGCAAAGAAAGATGCGAGTTTTTTATAATGGAAGTAAGCTCGCATGCTCTGGTGCAAGATCGCATAGAAGCACTAAGCTTTGTGGCAAAAATCTTTACAAATTTAACTCAGGATCATTTAGATTTTCATAAAAGTTTTGAAAACTATAAAAAGGCTAAGGAAAGTTTTTTTACTGATGAGAGCTTAAAAATCATCAACAAAGACGCTATAGCCATTCATCACAATCCCAAAAACACTATCTTTTACGGCATAAAAACTGAGGCTAATTATCATATCAAAAAATACGATTTAAGCACTCAAATCAAAGCTATCTTAGAATTTCAAAACAAAGAATACGAACTTAACTCTCATCTTGTAGGGCTTTTCAATCTTTACAACCTCCTTGCTTGTTTTGCTTGCATAAATGAGCTTGTAAAGCCCAAAATAGAAGATTTACTTCAGGCTTTATCTCAGTTTCAAGGGGTTGAGGGCAGGGTTGAGCTTGTGGCAAAAAATGTGATCGTGGATTTTGCTCATACTCCTGATGGGATAGAAAAAGTTTTGCAAGCTTTAAACTATAAGCCTTTGATCGTTGTTTTTGGTGCAGGTGGAGATAGAGACAAAACCAAGCGTCCCCTAATGGCAAAGGCTGTTAAAAAATTTGCAAAAACCATGATCATCACAAGTGATAATCCAAGAAGCGAAGATCCTCTTGAGATCATCAAAGATATTAGCTCAGGTATCAAGCAAGATGAAAGCGTTTTTACTGAGGTAGATAGGAAAAAGGCTATACAAAAGGCTTTAGAACTTCAAAAAAATGACGATTTTGTTGTGATCTTGGGTAAGGGAGATGAAACTTATCAAGAAATCAAAGGCATTAAGTATCCTTTTAGCGATAAGATAGTGG contains:
- the rpsD gene encoding 30S ribosomal protein S4; amino-acid sequence: MARYRGPVEKLERRFGVSLALKGERRLAGKSALDKRPYAPGQHGARKGKISEYGLQLREKQKAKFMYGVSEKQFRRLFAEAARRDGNTGVLLIQLLEQRLDNVVYRMGFATTRRFARQLVTHGHILVNGKRVDIPSYRVEAGAKVEVVEKSKNNPQITRAIELTAQTGIVAWVDVEKDKRFGIFTRKPEREEVVIPVEERFIVELYSK
- a CDS encoding DNA-directed RNA polymerase subunit alpha; its protein translation is MRTITTSAYTPTEFSVEAISETSSKISVWPFEIGYGITLAHPLRRLLYTSTIGFAPTALHIDGVSHEFDSMHGMLEDVALFIINLKKMRFKLKTDSNKEIVEFYFKGAKEIHGKDLNNDIVEVVNEESYLTTINEDAELKFSLIIEKGIGYVPSEEIRNLIPDTKYIALDAFFTPIREAVYDIEKVLFEDNPDYEKVVFTITTDGQITPNKAFENALEAMYRQLSVFDKITNVGSLVKSQSATHEIENMKLLQNITDLNLSARSFNCLEKAGITYIGEIALMSLNELAGLKNLGKKSLDEIKNIMESIGLPVGTSKLSDNKEVLRKKIAELKAQNEG
- the infA gene encoding translation initiation factor IF-1; translation: MAKDDVIEIDGNVVEALPNANFKVELDNKHVILCHIAGKMRMHYIRIMPGDRVKVELTPYSLDKGRITFRYK
- a CDS encoding UDP-N-acetylmuramoyl-L-alanyl-D-glutamate--2,6-diaminopimelate ligase, with the translated sequence MIIKLDQGFITDNSLECNENAYFVKTKQNLAFCEQANQKKAKLIDLKECKKLLNIDENIKIIGITGTNGKTTTANLIYFVLQKLGFKVAMCGTRGAFINGQILDEKGLTTSPILKTLEYLQAASKERCEFFIMEVSSHALVQDRIEALSFVAKIFTNLTQDHLDFHKSFENYKKAKESFFTDESLKIINKDAIAIHHNPKNTIFYGIKTEANYHIKKYDLSTQIKAILEFQNKEYELNSHLVGLFNLYNLLACFACINELVKPKIEDLLQALSQFQGVEGRVELVAKNVIVDFAHTPDGIEKVLQALNYKPLIVVFGAGGDRDKTKRPLMAKAVKKFAKTMIITSDNPRSEDPLEIIKDISSGIKQDESVFTEVDRKKAIQKALELQKNDDFVVILGKGDETYQEIKGIKYPFSDKIVVKELLGITC
- the rpsK gene encoding 30S ribosomal protein S11, giving the protein MAKRKIVKKKVVKKNIARGIVYISATFNNTMVTVTDEMGNAIAWSSAGGLGFKGSKKSTPYAAQQAVEDAMNKAKEHGIKEVGIKVQGPGSGRETAVKSVGAIEGIKVLFLKDITPLAHNGCRPPKRRRV
- a CDS encoding multidrug effflux MFS transporter, whose translation is MQQHTKISGFAKYKTIFILAFMSSIAPLSTDMYLPALGHVRQSFETSEFLTQLSLASFFIAFALGQLIYGPLSDIFGRKKPLYFGVALFILSSLGCFLVDNIYIFILLRFFEALGGCAGVVIARAIVNDLFEVREAAGVFALMMVVSSVAPMLSPTFGALLLDFFSWHSIFATLFILGLALYLLIIFALKESSVSIKKEKLSNRQILKNYALILKDRAFMVYVLSATLAMSAMFAYITGSSFVFIEFFSLSSQTYGILFGVNALGFVIFANINAPLALKFSPEKILPKAFIFIFLFSLLVFIFGLLENFWLFEISIFFTIAMLGFLLPNTTTLAMARFKEHSGVASAVLGCIQFGFAGAISFVVSALNANNPIWLGSIICLCCFIGVLVFFLFKAKE
- the rpsM gene encoding 30S ribosomal protein S13, which codes for MARIAGVDLPKKKRIEYGLTYIYGIGLFSARKILDKTGISYDKRVHELSEDEAAAIRKEIQEHYMVEGDLRKQVAMDIKALMDLGSFRGLRHRKGLPVRGQKTKTNARTRKGKRKTVGAKS
- the rplQ gene encoding 50S ribosomal protein L17, which codes for MRHKHGYRKLGRTSSHRAALLKNLSIALINSEKIETTLPKAKELRAYIEKLITRAREGDFNAHRAVFANLQDKSTTNKLVNEIAPKFKERAGGYTRIIKTRIRRGDATQMAYIEFVA
- a CDS encoding histidine kinase; protein product: MSSRDYKKIALEHFYNKDFKNAKLFFNLAYQKRKNKKLLNLIALCDFALSSSKEAFVLLDFYLKHYYHPKIDKDFEQILALHEAKRNFQDLTHEDESSTLSYEDFLQSEKKIGFKKSFENVIFANKLVINDKEDFLDFLEKLLDYGYKETTLNYIELTSFHFYGNERFEKLAKKLKEEK
- a CDS encoding NifU family protein, whose protein sequence is MLPFSDEELIEPAKASLEKNLPMLEQDGGGYEFLGIKKGVVYIHLIGACKGCAASGTTLKYGLERQLKVDIHPDISLVNLNGGYDEFSRL
- the rpmJ gene encoding 50S ribosomal protein L36, producing the protein MKVRPSVKKMCDKCKIVRRKGVVRVICENPKHKQRQG